The genomic segment CCGCCGTCCGGCTGCCGGTTCCGTACCCGCTGCTGGAAGGCGCAGGACAAGTGCGCCACGGACGTTCCGCTGCTGGCGATCCCGGAGCGCTTCAAGGGCGTCGACTCGCCCGCCGCCCATGACTCGGCATGCCACTTCGCCGAGGTCAAGGACGTCGTGGGCGTCGCGTAACCGCGCCGCACACCGAGTGAGGGCCCCTGCCGATCCGTCCTGGATCGGCGGGGCCCTCACTCGTTCCCGGCTCGTCCCGCCGTCAGGTGCGTGGTGGCGATGCGCATGTTCATGGCGCAGGGGATCGTGCCGTCCGGGAGGGCGAGGGAGGCGGCGCCCGCGGTGAAGGTCTCGCGCAGCGCGTTCGTGGCCTCCCGGGAGAGGGGGCCGAGGTCGTACAGGGCGGAGAGGGTGACCCACACGTCCTCGAGCGGGCCGCTCAGGTCGATCCGTACGGTCTCCCAGCCGACCGGCGCGAAGCCGGCCGGGGTGAGGATCGCGTCGAGGCCCGCGCGGTCACGGGTCCGCCGGTCGCCGAGGCGGGGGATCCGCTGGGTGTCGGGCACGGCGTCGACGACGGGTCCGGTCAGGGCGCTGAAGAGCTCGTAGGCCTCGCCGCCCGCGGCGCCGCCGCCCAGGGCGAGCGCCAGCAGGCCGCCGGGGGCGAGGACCCGGGCGAGCTCGGCGGCGACCCGGTCGACGTCGTTCATGAGCATCAGCGCCATGTGGGAGACACAGGCGTCGAAGTGGTCGCCGGGGAACGGCAGGTCCTGGGCCCGCGCCTCCAGGAGCGTGGCGCCGGCCAGCGCCGGCCGCCGGCGCGCGAGGGCCAGGTCGTCGGGGGAGAGGTCGACGCCCGCGAGCTCCCGGCCGGCGACCGGGTCATCGCCGACCGGCACCGCGACCGCGGCGGCCCCCTCGTCACCGGCC from the Streptomyces sp. RKAG293 genome contains:
- a CDS encoding class I SAM-dependent methyltransferase: MTTAEESFLRAFHAEHPAVTSRSLARGRDAAGRSSYRILSDLVAGHRRVLDLGCGDGFLLEQVAEAGAAPAADEGAADAGAGEAPAADVGAGDEGAAAVAVPVGDDPVAGRELAGVDLSPDDLALARRRPALAGATLLEARAQDLPFPGDHFDACVSHMALMLMNDVDRVAAELARVLAPGGLLALALGGGAAGGEAYELFSALTGPVVDAVPDTQRIPRLGDRRTRDRAGLDAILTPAGFAPVGWETVRIDLSGPLEDVWVTLSALYDLGPLSREATNALRETFTAGAASLALPDGTIPCAMNMRIATTHLTAGRAGNE